GGATCATCCACGAAGCGATGTTGCCATTTACGTCCACTTCGAACGCACCGAGTACAGTGAGGTCGACGTGGCCGCCTCGGATCATCGCGAAGGATTCGGCCGAGGAAAAGATCGAGGCGCCGATACGTGCGGTAACGGTCTGTTTGCCGGCGTTGATCATGTCGGCATCAATGGTGTCTTCGGTCGGAAACGGTCCCATGCCCAGCAGGCCGTTTTCCGATTGCAGCATCACTTCCATGCCTTCGGGGATGTAGTTGGCCACCAGGGTCGGAATGCCGATGCCGAGGTTGACGTAGAAGCCGTCCTGCATTTCGCGGGCGACGCGTTGAGCCATTTGTTCGCGGGTAAGAGCCATTTTTATGTGTCCTTATTGTTCGGGCTGGAGGCGGATTATTTGCGTACGGTGCGCTGTTCGATGCGCTTCTCGAACGTGCCGCAGATGATCCGGTCGACGTAGATGCCAGGGGTGTGGATCTGCGCCGGGTCCAGCTCGCCCGGTTCGACGATTTCTTCGACTTCGACCACGGTGATCTTGCCGGCGGTGGCGGCCAACGGGTTGAAGTTCTGGGCGGTGTGGCGATAAATGACGTTGCCGAAGTGGTCGGCTTTCCAGCCTTTGACGATGGCGAAGTCGCCGGTGATGGATTCTTCCATCAGGTACGGACGACCGTTGAACTCGCGGGTTTCCTTGCCTTCGGCCACCGGGGTGCCGACGCCGGTCGCGGTGAAGAAGGCCGGGATGCCGGCGCCGCCAGCGCGCATTTTCTCGGCCAGGGTGCCTTGGGGCGTCAGCACCACCTCGATTTCGCCGCTGAGCAATTGCTTCTCGAACAGGGCGTTTTCACCGACGTAGGAAGCGATCACCTTGCTGATCTGTTTTTCTTCCAGCAACACGCCCAGGCCGAAACCGTCGACGCCACAGTTGTTGGAAACCACAGTCAGGTCGCGGGTGCCTTTGCGCTTGATCTCGGCGATGAGGTTTTCCGGAATGCCGCACAGGCCAAAACCGCCGGAGAGTACGGTCATACCGTCTTCCAGGCCTGCCAGTGCTTCCTCGTAGGACGCCACGCGTTTATCGAAACCTGCCATATGCACCTCTTTTATTGTTTGTGGGCCAGCCAATGAACCGAGTGTTGCTCCGGCTGATTGATTTGTTAAGTTGTTTTTTAGGGTTGATTGATTTAAAAAACAGCATAGTCGCCCGACCGTTTGGAGTAGCGTCATGACCGTTAAACAGATGCGCGCGTTTCTCGCCGTGGCCCAGAGCCTGAGTTTTGCCGCCGCCTGCGAGCGCCTGCACCTCTCTCAATCGGCGCTGAGCCTGACCATCAAGGGGCTGGAAGA
The genomic region above belongs to Pseudomonas azotoformans and contains:
- a CDS encoding CoA transferase subunit A; translated protein: MAGFDKRVASYEEALAGLEDGMTVLSGGFGLCGIPENLIAEIKRKGTRDLTVVSNNCGVDGFGLGVLLEEKQISKVIASYVGENALFEKQLLSGEIEVVLTPQGTLAEKMRAGGAGIPAFFTATGVGTPVAEGKETREFNGRPYLMEESITGDFAIVKGWKADHFGNVIYRHTAQNFNPLAATAGKITVVEVEEIVEPGELDPAQIHTPGIYVDRIICGTFEKRIEQRTVRK
- a CDS encoding CoA transferase subunit B, producing the protein MALTREQMAQRVAREMQDGFYVNLGIGIPTLVANYIPEGMEVMLQSENGLLGMGPFPTEDTIDADMINAGKQTVTARIGASIFSSAESFAMIRGGHVDLTVLGAFEVDVNGNIASWMIPGKLVKGMGGAMDLVAGAENIIVIMTHASKDGESKLLSQCSLPLTGANCIKRVLTDLAYLEIENGAFVLKERAPGVSVEEIVSKTAGKLIVPDHVPEMHFQ